The Daucus carota subsp. sativus chromosome 2, DH1 v3.0, whole genome shotgun sequence genome includes a window with the following:
- the LOC108206759 gene encoding transcription factor MYC1 produces the protein MEDIISSSSSSSFLCHGNPSPTIQQRLQFILQNRPEWWMYYIFWQTSKDNATDRLVLSWGDGQFRGSKDSMLKPTNASNVGFELEQRKVAKGIQSLFTDTITSGVDGVVVDTEFPDSEWFFMVSATRSFLAGDDNIVGRAFSSGTYVWLAGDEELQFNACDRAKEAYLQGVKTLVCISTPCGIIELGSSYAIKEDWGLVHLAKSVFCPDNTNMNMSTSPNQSLSLLDINAGYPREHIKSTNSGGDEDIAKQTKMTRSSSYLGNSGFESPLDIHHDTTMCTRSFNKRGRRTVASGRELAQNHVEAERLRREKLNHRFYALRSVVPNVSRMDKASLLGDAVTYIKELKSKVDELDGKLREEVRKSKYTTDAVYHDTCATQSTSTTTHAYNAAAARSTVLNYGPIQMEVDIKILGSQAMIHVQSSDVNYPWARLMDALRMLEFRVHHASVSSVKDLILQDIVIKVPDGLTNEEGLKSAILATLQI, from the coding sequence ATGGAAGACAtaatctcttcatcttcatcttcatcattccTTTGTCATGGCAATCCATCACCCACAATTCAACAGCGACTACAATTCATCCTCCAAAACCGGCCCGAGTGGTGGATGTACTACATCTTTTGGCAAACCTCAAAAGACAATGCCACTGACCGCCTTGTGTTATCATGGGGTGATGGCCAATTCCGCGGTTCCAAAGATTCGATGCTCAAACCTACTAATGCTAGTAATGTTGGATTTGAGTTGGAGCAGCGAAAGGTTGCGAAAGGGATTCAGTCTCTCTTCACGGACACCATAACCAGTGGAGTTGATGGTGTGGTTGTGGACACTGAATTTCCTGATTCTGAGTGGTTTTTTATGGTATCGGCGACCAGGTCGTTTCTGGCCGGGGACGATAACATTGTCGGCCGGGCTTTTAGTTCCGGCACCTATGTATGGTTGGCTGGTGACGAGGAGCTTCAATTCAATGCATGTGACCGAGCCAAAGAAGCTTATCTTCAAGGAGTTAAAACACTTGTGTGCATTTCAACTCCATGTGGGATCATTGAGCTCGGTTCCTCATATGCTATCAAAGAGGACTGGGGTCTGGTCCACTTAGCCAAGTCTGTTTTTTGTCCTGACAATACAAACATGAACATGAGCACTAGTCCCAATCAAAGTCTCTCACTCTTGGATATCAATGCTGGATATCCGAGAGAACATATAAAGAGTACTAACTCGGGTGGCGATGAAGACATTGCGAAGCAAACAAAAATGACACGATCATCTTCGTATTTGGGGAATTCTGGCTTCGAAAGTCCTCTTGATATTCACCATGACACGACGATGTGCACAAGATCTTTTAACAAGAGAGGGAGAAGGACGGTAGCTTCCGGAAGAGAATTGGCACAAAATCACGTGGAAGCCGAGAGACTTCGCAGGGAAAAGCTCAACCACCGATTCTATGCGCTTCGAAGCGTGGTTCCAAATGTCTCAAGAATGGACAAGGCATCTCTGCTCGGAGACGCAGTCACATACATCAAGGAACTCAAGTCGAAAGTCGATGAATTGGATGGAAAACTCCGCGAAGAAGTGAGGAAGTCCAAGTACACAACGGACGCGGTTTATCATGATACATGTGCCACTCAAAGCACCTCAACTACAACTCACGCATATAATGCCGCAGCTGCTAGATCCACCGTTCTCAACTACGGGCCGATTCAAATGGAAGTCGACATCAAGATTCTCGGCTCACAGGCAATGATCCATGTACAAAGTTCCGACGTAAACTACCCGTGGGCAAGACTAATGGATGCCCTCAGAATGCTGGAATTCCGAGTTCATCACGCAAGTGTATCCAGTGTCAAGGACCTCATTCTTCAAGACATCGTAATCAAGGTTCCCGATGGTTTGACAAATGAAGAAGGCCTTAAATCTGCAATACTAGC